The genomic window GGGAAGATAGAAGTGTAAGAAAGAGTGCTATAAGGAAATTGAATATTTTATTTACTACTGAAAAGACCTTTAAATATCCGCCCTTATAATTATTCTTTTCCCGTTTAACCATAGCAGGCTTTCAATTAAGAAAGATTTAAAACTCAACAGATTAAGATGGACTCTATGATTGAGTAAGTGGTGGATTGTTGTCCGAAAGGATTATCTCCCGGTCGGTAAATCCTTTTATGATCATAGCTGAAGGATAGCCGGCTTTTAGTATCATTTTTAAATACCCGAGAAGTTCGGTTCTTTTTCCGGCCTTGCCGGTATTGAGGATAAAGAAGCTACCTCTCTTTTCGATACTTACAGGGAGCGACAATAATGCAGATACTTGCCCCTTAAGCCTTTCTAAAAGACTCAGGTTCTTGTTCCTGCTCACCTGTATTGTATAAAACTCCCGGTCTGCAATTGCTGCGCTGCTATCAGCCATGTCATTGTCATCAGCACTTAACCCGGAAGTCTCTGCTTCTGCCTTCCTGTTATCGACATGCCGTTCCTTTACCTTGCGAGAGGCATCCTTCAACTTGAGGGGCACTTCCCTCTGCGGCTTTTTTACGGTTTTGGTATCCGTTGCGCTCACATCACCTGAAGCCCTCAGGGTTTTCAGAAAAGACTTTACCGGTTCGGGCTGAAACTCCATGAAGTCCAATAATAAAGCTGAAGGATAGCCGGCTTTTACTATCATTTTCAGATACCCGAGAAGTCCGGTTCTTTTTTCAGCCTTGCCGGTAGTCGGAAACAGTTCAGATACTTGCCCTTTAAGCCTTTCTAAAAAACCCGGATTCTTGTTCCTGCTCACCTGCTGTATTGTATAAAACTCCCGGCCTGCAACTGCTGCGCTGCTATCAGCCATGACATTGTTATCAGCACTTAACCCGGAAGCCTCTGCTTCTGCCTTCCTGAAAGATACATCTGTTTTCAACACGGGAATATTCTCAAGAAACTGGCTATCGGCATGCCGCTGCTTTACCTTGCGAGAGACATCCTTCAACTTGAGGGGCACTTCCCTCTGCGGCTTTTTTATGGTTCCGGTATCCGTTGCGCTCACATCACCTGAAGCCCTCAGGGTTTTTAGGAAAGACTTTACCGGTTCGGGCTGAAACTGCAGTACCCCCAATAATAAAGCAGGGATCAGGATGATTATCAGGCCCTCTGCAATGCCCCTTAGTTGCTTATTATCCCATTTCGGGATAGAGAACACTACCGGCAAGTCAGCATATCTCGCTACGTCACTCGGCTTCTTAAAGGTATGATCAAAATACTCCCTTATAAACCCGAGACTGCAGCCGGTTATGAAGCCCACAAGCAACCCTAATGGAATTACTATGCGTTTCTTGGGGAAGACAGGACCGTCGGAAGGAAAGGCCTTGCTCAGGACACTCACATTCGTTGAAAAGTTTGTTTCCTGAACAGCCCTGTTAACTCCCGCCTCTTCTCTGCGCTTTGAAAAAGTCTCATAGGAGAATTGCAGCAGTTTTATCTCTCGCTCTATCCTCTGTTGGTAGATAGACTGGTTCTGCAGCATGACATTCCTGTCATCAAGCGCCTTTATTCTCTTCTCCAGATTCTCTATCTTATCTTTGGCTGCCAGCAACTGGCTGAACTGCTCGTCGTTATATGCCTTCGCCTCAGCCCTGAGAGACTGAAACGTTTTCTTTATCTGCTGTTCTATTGCTTCAGCCCTTTCACTTCCCGGAAGGTAAGTCCTTAAAACCTTACCATATTCTATAACCAGCTTCTGCAATGACAACCCAAGCTCTGTAATCGTTTTGCTCCCTTCAATAAAAGAAAAGTACTGGACCTTATTTTTTGCAACCTCCTTGGATAAATGCGTAACAAGTCGTTTTTTCCCGATAAAGTCACTCATGAGGATATTCAGCTGTTTTTCCAGGGCCTCTTTTATACGAAGGTTATTCGCTATCTCCTTCAGCGGCTCCGGAACACCTGTATCTCTTACAAGTTTTATGAGTTCATCTTCCTTGGCCTCAAGGCCTTTTTTGAACTTTTCCGCCTGACGGGCGAAAAAGCTCTGGGCCTGACTTGGATTGGCTATCTCCAGCCGGTAATCGATATACTGATCCATGAGTGTTTCCAGGACGGTTACCGATTCCTTCGGCTTCTTGCTGTAAAAACTGATCTTTATGACATTTGACGCAGGAAGGACCTCCGTCTTTATTCTCTTCTTTATCTTGTAGATCTCCCTGGTTAAATTACTTGACGCAGGATAGAGATTCTTGTTCTTTTTCTTTAGTTCCTTGACGGTCTTTTCAATAACGTCATTTGATGTGAGGACCTGAACCTCGGAAAAAAGGTCCTCCTTTTGAACCGGGAACACAGGTTTTTGAACCGCTTCGAGAGTGCCGGGACTCGTCACAACCTTTTTCCCCCTGACAAGGAAAGTGCCCGTTGCAGAGTACGTCGGCGGCCAGAAAAATGCTATCAGAATCGAACAGACAAAAATGAGCAAAGTAACCCAGAAAATCGTTCTTTTCTGTGCAAAAAAGATGGAGTAGAGTTCTCTTAAATAGTTTTCTGTCCGAGGCATGATATTATCCTCTAATATCCACTTGATGGAGCCGCATCGTGGAGTTCCCAGCTGAAACCCAGGCTCCAACCCCTGAAAAATATGATATCACTGATATCCCGGGCGACTTCTGCCGCTTTAGAGATCCACGTCTTCGGCACGTAGACAATATCATCGGGTTTCAGATAGAAAAAGTCGCTTCCCTCTTTCATTGCCAGGGCAGCCTTTAAATCAACCCTTGTTGCAATCAGCTTATCCTCATGCTTGCGTACAACAATTATGCTGTCCAACTTGGCAGATGAGAGGTAACTTCCCGCTAACGACATCGCCTCCGCTATGGAAATCGGTTTAACTATCTTGTATGCACCGGGTTTCCTGACCTGACCAACAACGTATATAACGGAACCGGCATGCCTCTCAAGAAACAGATCACAATTAAGGTCGGGAAGAATATCCTTGTACTTGGCATTCAATTCCTTAGCCACCTCAGGAATAGTCCTGTTTGCAACAAAAATATCACCAACCATGGGAAACGTTACGTATCCATCGGGCCTTACGGTAACCAGCCTGCTTAGTCCGCGTGGAGCTGTATGAAGGTCCTTTTTAAGTTCCTTTATAGCTGAACGGAACTCGGGCACAATAACGTAGAGTTCCGGGTTTTTCAGAATACTGCTGTATCTCTTTTTTAACTCTTTCGTCAGTTCCTGGACTGTCTTTCCTATAACCTTGACTTCCCCGAGATAGGGCAGGGTAATGGAACCATCAGGACGTACGAGCTGTGTTTCATTAAGTTCGGAGTTATATATGAACTTGACCGAGATCTCGTTATCGATTGCAAGCCTGAACTCCGCCTTTTTTACCCAGGTACGGATCTGGAACAGGACATCCAGGACATCCCCGGGAACAATATGGTACTCAGGAAAAAGTGCATAATTATATGTATCCTTGTCAAAGGAAAAGGTGGTCTTTCCAAGGGAAACCTCGTTTCCAGGGCTCAGTTCCTTGTTCCCTGCACAGGCAGCCAAGGAAAAAACAGCGGCAATTGTAATAAGAACAGCCAAATATTTTTTAATCCTTACCATAGAGGACCTTCGGTATATAGTATTTTCTCTTATTCATAACCACACCGATGATATTTCCGCCGGCTTTGGTCAGTTTTTCCTTTGCCAACTGTACAACCTCCCATCGGGTCTTTTCACATTCAACAACCAGGATTATACCGTCAAAAAATCTGGACACCACGGAGGCATCTGAAGTCCCGAACAGTGAGTGTCCATCAAAGATTACATAATCATTATCATTTGTCTCTTTTAGTGCTGACAGTTCCAGGTTGAACTCCCTTGAGGTCAGGACATCAAGGATATTCGGCAGTTCAGATCCTATGGGAATGATCTCCAGGTTTTCATACTCGGTCTTTCTTGCGGCTTCACCGTATGCAGTTCTTGCAACAAGCAGATCCGACAGGCCCGGATCAGCACTGATATTAAAAAGCCTGTGAATCTTAGGGGACTGAAAATTTCCATCCACCAGCAGAACCTTCTCATATGCCTCATTGGAGAGTGCGTGTGCCATACTCAGGGCACAGGTTGTCTTTCCCTCCTGGGGATGACAGCTTGTAACATAGAGGGACTTGATCTCTCTGTCTCCTGAAGCACTGAGCAGATTCCCCTTGACTGAAGAGAGTTCCAACAGATTTCCGGCAATCTGCTTTTTTATGTTCTGCGACAATACTCCCGTTTCAGTCATTATTGATACCATTCCTTGAAACTTTAATTAATCTTCAAACTTATTAAATAATTTTAATTTATACATTACTTTATACCACAAAACTATTCTTTTGTCAAGCTTTTTTCGTTATTTTTCGTTATTTTGGGTCACTATATAGAGTCTGCGTATAAAGTCGAACAGATGTCGTTTGTCATTCCCCGAAAGCGTTCGGGGAATCGTTCTTTAAGAAGGATTCCCGACTCCCGAATGTGTTCGGGATTGCGGGAATGACTAATGACTAATGACTGTTATTTATAAACACACTCTATATAAAAGGGGCCATTATGTCAGCCATGATTCATCACCCGGCACTGAACTCATGGATTTGGAAGTTATGAAACAAAGCCTAACCCCCTTCCGTTCTGATATAATTCAACCTATGAGTGAAAGGGGGAGAATCGCACGTTCCGCCACCCTGATATCCATTGCCACCTTTATAAGCAGGATACTGGGTTTTGTCCGTGATATGGTGATTGCCGGATACCTCGGGGCAACGGGTCTTTCCGATACCTTCTTTGTGGCCTTCCGTATCCCGAACCTTCTCCGTGAACTCTTTGCCGAGGGGGCCATGTCCTCTGCATTCATTCCCGTATTGACAGAGGTGGGGATAAAAGGTGGAGAGGAGGAGGCAAGGAGGCTTTCCCGGGTGACCTTTACATTCATTATAACCGTCGTTGGGGTAATCTGTGTTCTTGGAATCATCTTCGCCCCTTCAATAGTAAAGTTGATTGCACCGGGCTTCACAGATAAGGACAAGCTCTCCGTAACGGTACTTCTTACGAGAATCATGTTCCCCTTCCTACTCTTCGTGAGCCTTGCCGCCTTCACGATGGGGGCGCTGAATGTAAAGCGCGTCTTCTTTGTCCCCGCCCTTGCTTCGGCATGGTTTAACATCACCGTTATAATCACCATTGTCCTCCTCACCGTTCTCTTTAAACACCCGGTCATGGCCGTGGCAATAGGGGTTA from bacterium BMS3Abin08 includes these protein-coding regions:
- a CDS encoding polysaccharide biosynthesis/export protein, with protein sequence MVRIKKYLAVLITIAAVFSLAACAGNKELSPGNEVSLGKTTFSFDKDTYNYALFPEYHIVPGDVLDVLFQIRTWVKKAEFRLAIDNEISVKFIYNSELNETQLVRPDGSITLPYLGEVKVIGKTVQELTKELKKRYSSILKNPELYVIVPEFRSAIKELKKDLHTAPRGLSRLVTVRPDGYVTFPMVGDIFVANRTIPEVAKELNAKYKDILPDLNCDLFLERHAGSVIYVVGQVRKPGAYKIVKPISIAEAMSLAGSYLSSAKLDSIIVVRKHEDKLIATRVDLKAALAMKEGSDFFYLKPDDIVYVPKTWISKAAEVARDISDIIFFRGWSLGFSWELHDAAPSSGY
- a CDS encoding chain length determinant protein yields the protein MPRTENYLRELYSIFFAQKRTIFWVTLLIFVCSILIAFFWPPTYSATGTFLVRGKKVVTSPGTLEAVQKPVFPVQKEDLFSEVQVLTSNDVIEKTVKELKKKNKNLYPASSNLTREIYKIKKRIKTEVLPASNVIKISFYSKKPKESVTVLETLMDQYIDYRLEIANPSQAQSFFARQAEKFKKGLEAKEDELIKLVRDTGVPEPLKEIANNLRIKEALEKQLNILMSDFIGKKRLVTHLSKEVAKNKVQYFSFIEGSKTITELGLSLQKLVIEYGKVLRTYLPGSERAEAIEQQIKKTFQSLRAEAKAYNDEQFSQLLAAKDKIENLEKRIKALDDRNVMLQNQSIYQQRIEREIKLLQFSYETFSKRREEAGVNRAVQETNFSTNVSVLSKAFPSDGPVFPKKRIVIPLGLLVGFITGCSLGFIREYFDHTFKKPSDVARYADLPVVFSIPKWDNKQLRGIAEGLIIILIPALLLGVLQFQPEPVKSFLKTLRASGDVSATDTGTIKKPQREVPLKLKDVSRKVKQRHADSQFLENIPVLKTDVSFRKAEAEASGLSADNNVMADSSAAVAGREFYTIQQVSRNKNPGFLERLKGQVSELFPTTGKAEKRTGLLGYLKMIVKAGYPSALLLDFMEFQPEPVKSFLKTLRASGDVSATDTKTVKKPQREVPLKLKDASRKVKERHVDNRKAEAETSGLSADDNDMADSSAAIADREFYTIQVSRNKNLSLLERLKGQVSALLSLPVSIEKRGSFFILNTGKAGKRTELLGYLKMILKAGYPSAMIIKGFTDREIILSDNNPPLTQS
- the ywqD_2 gene encoding tyrosine-protein kinase YwqD, coding for MTETGVLSQNIKKQIAGNLLELSSVKGNLLSASGDREIKSLYVTSCHPQEGKTTCALSMAHALSNEAYEKVLLVDGNFQSPKIHRLFNISADPGLSDLLVARTAYGEAARKTEYENLEIIPIGSELPNILDVLTSREFNLELSALKETNDNDYVIFDGHSLFGTSDASVVSRFFDGIILVVECEKTRWEVVQLAKEKLTKAGGNIIGVVMNKRKYYIPKVLYGKD